A genome region from Eurosta solidaginis isolate ZX-2024a chromosome 2, ASM4086904v1, whole genome shotgun sequence includes the following:
- the RFeSP gene encoding cytochrome b-c1 complex subunit Rieske, mitochondrial, with amino-acid sequence MMKAITRAYLRAGSQTVANSLKPAAVVSTQTQRNAHTDLQVPDFSAYRRESVKTPNRKDDSAESRKAFSYMVVGAGAVASAYAAKGLVTTFVSSMSASADVLALAKIEVKLGDIPEGKSVTFKWRGKPLFIRHRTPSEIEAERSVAVSTLRDPQSDDQRVTKPEWLVVIGVCTHLGCVPIANAGDFGGYYCPCHGSHYDASGRIRKGPAPLNLEVPEHVFADEGTLIVG; translated from the exons ATGATGAAGGCTATAACACGTGCTTACCTACGCGCTGGTAGCCAAACTGTTGCGAATTCGCTCAAACCAGCAGCAGTGGTTTCAACACAGA CCCAGCGTAATGCGCACACTGACTTGCAGGTGCCAGACTTTTCTGCCTATCGGCGCGAATCTGTAAAGACACCCAACCGCAAAGATGACTCGGCTGAGAGTCGGAAGGCATTCTCATATATGGTGGTTGGAGCCGGTGCTGTAGCCAGTGCTTACGCAGCTAAGGGATTAGTAACGACTTTTGTTAGCTCAATGAGCGCTTCTGCTGATGTTTTAGCGCTGGCAAAAATTgaagttaaacttggtgatattccAGAAGGCAAATCAGTTACATTTAAATGGCGTGGTAAACCATTGTTCATCCGTCATCGTACCCCTAGTGAGATTGAAGCTGAACGATCTGTTGCCGTTTCAACTCTGCGTGATCCACAAAGCGACGAT CAACGCGTTACTAAACCTGAATGGTTGGTAGTGATTGGCGTATGTACACATTTAGGCTGTGTCCCAATTGCAAATGCTGGCGATTTTGGTGGTTATTATTGCCCATGTCATGGTTCTCATTACGACGCCTCTGGTCGTATTCGTAAGGGACCAGCTCCATTGAACTTGGAAGTGCCAGAACATGTATTCGCCGATGAAGGCACTTTAATTGTTGGTTAA